A window from Theropithecus gelada isolate Dixy chromosome 1, Tgel_1.0, whole genome shotgun sequence encodes these proteins:
- the LOC112633091 gene encoding peptidyl-prolyl cis-trans isomerase A: protein MVNPTVFFDIAVDGEPLGRVSFELFADKVPKTAENFRALSTGEKGFGYKGSCFHRIIPGFMCQGGDFTRHNGTGGKSIYGEKFEDENFILKHTGPGILSMANAGPNTNGSQFFICTAKTEWLDGKHVVFGKVKEGMNIVEAMERFGSRNGKTSKKITIADCGQLE, encoded by the coding sequence ATGGTCAACCCTACCGTGTTCTTCGACATTGCCGTCGACGGCGAGCCTTTGGGCCGCGTCTCCTTCGAGCTGTTTGCAGACAAGgttccaaagacagcagaaaattttcgtgctctgagcactggagagaaaggatttggttataagggttcctgctttcacagaattattccagggtttatgTGTCAGGGTGGTGACTTTACACGCCATAATGGCACTGGTGGCAAGTCCATCTATGGGGAGAAATTTGAAGATGAGAACTTCATCCTAAAGCATACAGGTCCTGGAATCTTGTCCATGGCAAATGCTGGACCCAACACAAatggttcccagtttttcatctgcactgccaagactgagtggttggatggcaagcatgtggtctttggcaaagtgaaagaaggcatgaatattgtggaggccatggagcgctttgggtccaggaatggcaagaccagcaagaagatcaccattgctgactgtggacaactcgaa